In Arvicola amphibius chromosome 1, mArvAmp1.2, whole genome shotgun sequence, one DNA window encodes the following:
- the LOC119806054 gene encoding LOW QUALITY PROTEIN: prorelaxin 1-like (The sequence of the model RefSeq protein was modified relative to this genomic sequence to represent the inferred CDS: deleted 1 base in 1 codon), whose translation MSSKFLLPLLGFWLLLNQPCRARVSEEWLNEVIKVCDRTYVRTVIEICGTSLIVDRKEPARRQRSITGAQGTMHCGARLPLPELQQHATTTEQFSWQPGRLEKGSNKTQGEAEASGPPETNAFALGYSARRKRQSRVWLSYQCCHFGCPRRAIAQYC comes from the exons ATGTCCAGCAAGTTCTTGCTCCCGCTCCTGGGGTTCTGGCTGCTGTTAAACCAGCCTTGCAGGGCACGGGTCTCGGAAGAGTGGCTGAACGAAGTCATTAAGGTGTGTGACCGTACATATGTCCGAACCGTAATCGAAATCTGTGGGACCTCACTGATAGTGGACCGGAAGGAGCCAGCTCGGCGACAAAGGTCAATAACAG GAGCTCAAGGTACAATGCACTGCGGGGCGCGTCTGCCCTTACCAGAGCTGCAGCAGCATGCCACCACCACTGAACAATTCAGCTGGCAGCCTGGAAGGCTTGAGAAAGGTTCCAATAAGACACAAGGTGAAGCAGAAGCCAGCGGTCCTCCAGAAACCAACGCCTTTGCCCTTGGATACTCTGCACGGAGGAAGAGG CAGTCCCGTGTATGGCTGAGTTATCAATGTTGCCACTTTGGTTGTCCCAGAAGAGCTATCGCTCAGTACTGCTGA
- the Insl6 gene encoding LOW QUALITY PROTEIN: insulin-like peptide INSL6 (The sequence of the model RefSeq protein was modified relative to this genomic sequence to represent the inferred CDS: inserted 2 bases in 2 codons; deleted 2 bases in 2 codons; substituted 2 bases at 2 genomic stop codons): MWKQALKCCLLDTDCTKIGAFSIHHGSGNGWSALRFYPSLRRVSFFCGVVDGDLGLVPIPHVRKFITTCTSSSSCCCSRRVLWLGLLLAAFSQEQEGKPRKLCGRHLLIEITKLCGQTDWSQFEMDDQTPLTHLAHHSLQTDVKTFSPDQIPSSAWGRFTSPVPISASQEKAINTWDPRSXPDYQFXKDRRVLIPVIVHPNVERVKLQEKKNKQINAFSSLFWGIHXPRKRRGFSDKCCLKGCTKEELAVACLPYVDFXNLMITQASLVTEMYEPS; encoded by the exons ATGTGGAAGCAGGctctgaaatgctgtcttctggacacggACTGCACAAAAATTGGGGCCTTCAGCATCCATCATGGATCAGGAAATGGGTGGAGTGCTTTGAGATTTTATCCCTCCCTGAGAAGGGTCAGTTTCTTCTGTGGTGTAGTTGATG gggacctgggtttggttcccatccCCCACGTCAGGAAGTTCATAACCACTTGTACCTCCAGCTCTAG CTGTTGCTGTTCCCGGCGTGTGTTGTGGCTTGGACTCCTACTGGCTGCTTTCTCCCAGGAGCAAGAGGGCAAACCTAGGAAGCTGTGCGGCAGGCACCTGCTGATAGAAATTACAAAACTGTGTGGCCAAACCGACTGGAGCCAGTTCGAGATGGACGACCAAACTCCTCTGACCCATCTCGCTCACCACTCCTTACAGACTGACGTCAAAACCTTCAGCCCTGACCAAATCCCTTCTTCAGCCTGGGGAAGATTCACAAGCCCAG TCCCCATATCTGCCTCTCAGGAGAAAGCAATAAACACTTGGGACCCCAGGT CACCTGACTATCAGTTTTGAAAAGACAGAAGAGTTCTCATCCCCGTGATTGTCCATCCCAATGTTGAGCGTGTGAAACttcaggagaaaaagaacaaacaaatcaatGCCTTCAGCAGTTTATTTTGGGGGATCC CCCCGAGGAAACGCAGAGGTTTCTCAGATAAATGC TGTCTTAAAGGGTGCACAAAAGAAGAGCTGGCCGTCGCATGTCTCCCG tatgttgatttttaaaacttaatgatAACACAAGCATCACTGGTGACTGAGATGTACGAGCCATCGTAG